The sequence below is a genomic window from Mobula birostris isolate sMobBir1 chromosome 11, sMobBir1.hap1, whole genome shotgun sequence.
CCCTCCATCTAACCCCTCCATTGCCTCccatccctctcctctctccctccctccaccccctcccacagctccAATGACACACGCCTCTATGGCAATGCGGCCCCTCAGCTTCCTCCTGCCTAAGTCCCAGGGCCACCCTTCTgtctctctgccccctcctccacaTCCCTCCCGTCCTCCACCCCTCACTCTGCCCCTCTTTTCCCCGCCCCTCGGCTCCCTGTCTCCCCTTTCTCAGGTCACACCCTCCCTCTTCCTGAGCGGCGGGACTGTGGCCTCAGATGGCCAGGCCCTTCGCAACCGAGGCATCACCTGTGTGGTGAACGCTACGCTGGAGATGAACGGCCCTCGCTGGCCAGGCCTTGAGTACTTACAAGTGCCCTTACCGGACCTGCCTCACGCTCCCCTCTCCCTCTACTTTGACTTGGTGGCAGACCGGATCTGGCAGGTGTCCCGACGGGGGGGACGGACCCTGGTGCATTGTGCAGCAGGCATTAGCCGTTCCCCCACCCTCTGCCTGGCCTACCTGATGAAATACCATGGACAGAGCCTGCGCGAGGCCTACCGTTGGCTCCGCTCCCGCCGCCCCATCATCCACCCCAACCTCGGCTTCTGGCGTCAGCTGATTGACTACGAGAGGCGGCTCTTCGGCAGGAACAGCGTTCGCATGGTGCCTACCCCCCTGGGCTTGGCCCCTGACCTCTATCTGCAGGAGGGGCATGGTCTACTGCCCTACTGGGCCTTCTgatgaaacagagagagagaaaaaaccttATCAGAGCCACTGCTGCTTTCTTGAGCTAGAAGGAGGGAATTGTGGGTAGACGGAGGTGAGGGAGAGATGTCTAGGGTCAGAGGGGTTGGGGATCATCTCCcttcctgccaccacccagtATGGCAGAAAGGGAAATAGATTATTGTTTTTCAGGGGAAAATGGGGATGTACCAGCATTTATCACCCGTCCCTGATCATTCTTCAGAAGCTACAGTTGTGCCAGTATTTCTCACACACACCTAATTGTCCTGCAGGAAGGTAGGGAGCTTGCCAGTGTTTATTCCACATCACTAATTGCCCCTCAAGATTCACCTCCTTGAACCACTGCTGTACAGAGTTCTGTGACACAGAAataagcctttcagcccaactggtacatgccaaccaagatgccacAACCAAGCTAAATTCTCTAAACCTCTTCTCTCTGTGTACCTTCTAAGtgtattttaaatgttattaatgtACCTACTCAaccgcttcctctggcagcatgttTCATATATGGACTACCCCCGGGTCGAAAAAGTTGCCCACTGGGTCCctattaaatttctcccctcttaccttaagCCTGCTTCCTCTGTTCTTGAATGCCCAACCCTGGGGTAAAAGAATGTCTGCATTTACTCTGCCTATGCCCCTCATGGTTTTAATCACCTCAATAAAATCAATCCTCAGTTTACTATGCTGCTAGGAACAAAGTCCCAAACTacccaacctctctccataactcagttcctcaagtcccagcaacatcctcataaatctttaaacatttcaaagggtgcaatttaatgtcagagaaatgtaaacaatatacatcctgaaatgctttttcttcacaaccatccacaaaaccagaggagtgtcccaaagaatgaatgacagttaaatgttagaaccccaaagtctccccagctcccctccttccagcatgtaagcggcagcaagcacgatcccccctcccccgtgGTAGGAAAAAGAACCAgcacccgccaccaagcactccagcatgagtaaagcaacagcaaagacacagacttatagttaccccaaagactgctTGTTCACCCgaaatttgacataccacaggttctccctctccctaataagggagaaagaggtgcctccgtttcacagtgagcagggagacataacaaacaacgcGCTAGTTTATGACGTTAAAAGTATGATGTACAtctttcccaatggcagcagtgagaaaagagtatgCCTTGAACGGTGGGACGCCTTGATCAAGGCTACTGTTTTCTTATGGCAGCGCTCCCTCTAAATGCactcagaggtggagaaggcttttcctgtgatggactgggctgttgcTTTCTTCAGATGCACAAAATGTAAAAGAGGGGCAAGAGTCAATATCagcccactggaaaatgatgctggagaggtagtaataggggacaaggaaatggtggacgaactgagtaagtattttgcatcagtcttcactctggaacactagctgtatggtggaagttccatgtgtcaggtgtcatgaagtgtgtgaagttaccatgactagagagaaggttctttgaaagctgaaaggtctgaagataaatatgtcacctggaccagatggtgtacaccccagag
It includes:
- the LOC140205369 gene encoding dual specificity protein phosphatase 14-like yields the protein MTHASMAMRPLSFLLPKSQGHPSVSLPPPPHPSRPPPLTLPLFSPPLGSLSPLSQVTPSLFLSGGTVASDGQALRNRGITCVVNATLEMNGPRWPGLEYLQVPLPDLPHAPLSLYFDLVADRIWQVSRRGGRTLVHCAAGISRSPTLCLAYLMKYHGQSLREAYRWLRSRRPIIHPNLGFWRQLIDYERRLFGRNSVRMVPTPLGLAPDLYLQEGHGLLPYWAF